A single genomic interval of Cucumis sativus cultivar 9930 chromosome 5, Cucumber_9930_V3, whole genome shotgun sequence harbors:
- the LOC101207585 gene encoding uncharacterized protein LOC101207585, whose protein sequence is MGSHFSSFFFLLLLSQLSFAQCSSHKSTECLPTHDSSQYISAVGDPGMKNPNVRVGFEAWNFCNEVGAEAPNMGSPRLADCADLKILPFRRHRKFVVQKVNEWDNKLGAGQKFPSEGFKPYLNPDLYVVEKERYLGSLCENDDSSDPWSFWMIMLKNGNFDVNSTLCPEDGKRISKIITDRKFPCFGEGCMNQPLVYHNYSRLEYLGKGKLSLTGGFYGTYELDADLRQGIGNNSYYSVSWHKNVTTGSWIFSHQLATSSKYPWLMLYLRSDATRGFNGGYHYDGRGIMRKLPESPNFKVKLTLDIKNGGGKDSQFYLVDIGSCWKNNGDACDGDTTTDVTRYSEMIINPETGSRCSPDNLRSCPPYHVTASGEKIHRNETSRFPYSAYHLYCAPGNAMHLEEPYDICDPYSNPMAQELMQLLPHPEWAVHGYPKNKGEGWVGDPRTWVLDVGALSNRLYFYQDPGTKPARRIWTSINVGVEIYKLDIGSERATAEWSVSDFDVIVPVGAGDAIVNPSS, encoded by the exons atgggttctcatttttcaagctttttcttcctccttcTTCTATCCCAACTATCTTTTGCTCAATGTTCATCTCATAAATCCACCGAATGTTTGCCCACTCATGACTCATCACAGTATATATCTGCTGTTGGAGACCCTGGAATGAAGAACCCAAATGTTAGAGTTGGATTTGAGGCATGGAATTTTTGCAATGAAGTTGGAGCTGAAGCTCCTAACATGGGGAGCCCCAGATTGGCTGATTGTGCTGATTTGAAAATTCTACCTTTTC GTCGTCATAGAAAATTTGTAGTTCAGAAAGTAAATGAATGGGACAATAAACTTGGGGCTGGTCAGAAGTTCCCATCAGAGGGTTTTAAGCCATACCTGAATCCAGATTTGTATGTTGTGGAGAAGGAGAGGTATCTTGGTTCACTATGTGAGAATGACGATTCTTCGGATCCATGGAGTTTCTGGATGATTATGCTAAAGAATGGGAATTTTGACGTGAACTCTACTCTCTGCCCTGAAGATGGTAAAAGGATCAGTAAAATTATAACTGACAGAAAATTCCCTTGTTTTGGTGAAGGTTGTATGAACCAGCCTCTTGTTTACCATAACTATTCGAGGTTGGAGTATTTAGGGAAAGGAAAGTTGTCTTTAACTGGTGGTTTCTATGGAACGTATGAACTTGATGCTGATCTAAGACAAGGTATAGGGAACAACTCTTACTATTCAGTCTCATGGCACAAGAATGTTACCACAGGAAGTTGGATATTTTCACATCAATTGGCGACCTCTAGTAAGTATCCTTGGCTTATGCTGTACCTTCGATCCGATGCAACAAGGGGTTTCAATGGTGGATATCACTACGATGGTCGTGGCATTATGAGAAAG TTGCCCGAGTCCCCAAATTTCAAAGTGAAATTAACACTTGACATTAAAAATGGAGGTGGAAAAGACAGCCAATTCTATCTGGTTGACATTGGTAGCTGTTGGAAGAACAATGGAGATGCTTGCGATGGTGATACTACTACAGATGTAACTCGATACAGTGAAATGATTATCAACCCCGAAACTGGTTCGCGGTGTAGTCCAGACAATCTCAGGTCGTGTCCACCTTATCATGTTACTGCTTCAGGCGAGAAGATACATAGGAATGAGACATCAAGATTTCCATATTCAGCTTATCACCTCTACTGCGCCCCTGGAAATGCTATGCATTTGGAGGAACCATATGACATTTGTGATCCATATAGCAACCCAATGGCTCAAGAGTTGATGCAACTTCTTCCACATCCTGAATGGGCTGTACATGGGTATCCAAAGAACAAAGGAGAAGGATGGGTTGGAGATCCTAGAACTTGGGTTCTTGACGTAGGAGCCTTGTCCAACCGCTTGTACTTCTACCAG GATCCGGGAACGAAGCCTGCAAGGCGGATATGGACTTCAATCAACGTCGGAGTAGAGATATATAAATTAGATATTGGTAGTGAGAGGGCAACAGCAGAGTGGAGTGTAAGTGATTTTGATGTCATTGTTCCCGTAGGAGCTGGAGATGCCATTGTCAACCCCTCATCTTAA